One genomic segment of Lewinellaceae bacterium includes these proteins:
- a CDS encoding SUMF1/EgtB/PvdO family nonheme iron enzyme — translation MRNFMVFGVCLLLSAVVLQSCGKKETGQLVGVLDRPKWKGINPLGMQYIKSGVFHIGGNDQDIFNSYVQRPRQVSIVGFFMDETEITNNEYRQFVNYVRDSTAHTILGDFIQDDYGNESIDWELPIDYADETLDEMYVSEDDQIFGKREFDNTNLRYAWTEVDWVKAAHSPKTPRSQLVRKFEVPIYPDTLVWIRDFAYSYNDPLARNYFWHPAYDDYPVVGVNWQMAQAFCDWRTKMWNKYRPDERHSEGFRLPTEYEWEYAARGGHDLSSYPWGGYYLRNAKGCLLANFKPGRGNYADDGAQYTTRVDYYFPNDYGLYQMAGNVSEWTVSAYYDNANNIIHDLNPDVKYYAQQDDPDVLKRKVIRGGSWKDIGYYLQCGVRDWEYQDSTKSYIGFRCVITNLGRTLTE, via the coding sequence ATGAGAAACTTTATGGTATTCGGTGTGTGCCTGTTACTTTCTGCGGTGGTGCTTCAGTCATGCGGAAAGAAAGAAACTGGTCAGCTGGTTGGAGTTTTGGACAGACCGAAGTGGAAAGGGATCAACCCATTGGGTATGCAATACATCAAGTCAGGTGTATTTCATATCGGGGGTAATGATCAGGACATATTTAATTCGTATGTCCAAAGGCCTCGTCAGGTATCCATCGTTGGATTCTTTATGGACGAGACCGAAATTACAAACAATGAATACCGTCAGTTTGTAAACTATGTAAGAGATTCTACCGCTCATACGATCCTCGGAGATTTTATCCAGGATGACTATGGCAACGAATCCATTGATTGGGAGTTACCCATCGATTACGCGGATGAGACATTGGATGAGATGTATGTCTCGGAAGATGATCAGATCTTCGGCAAACGTGAATTTGACAATACCAATTTACGTTATGCCTGGACGGAAGTGGATTGGGTAAAGGCTGCACACAGTCCGAAGACACCGCGCAGCCAGTTGGTACGCAAATTTGAAGTTCCGATTTATCCGGACACCCTGGTTTGGATTCGCGACTTCGCATATTCATACAATGACCCGCTGGCAAGAAACTACTTCTGGCATCCTGCCTACGATGATTATCCGGTAGTCGGAGTCAACTGGCAGATGGCCCAGGCTTTCTGTGACTGGAGGACCAAAATGTGGAACAAATATCGTCCGGACGAGCGCCATTCCGAAGGATTCCGTTTACCGACGGAATACGAATGGGAATATGCAGCTCGTGGTGGTCACGATCTTTCCAGCTACCCATGGGGTGGTTATTATCTGCGCAATGCCAAAGGCTGCCTTCTGGCTAACTTCAAGCCCGGTCGTGGTAACTATGCCGATGACGGCGCTCAGTACACCACACGCGTAGACTATTATTTCCCGAACGATTACGGACTTTATCAAATGGCCGGCAACGTATCTGAATGGACCGTATCCGCCTACTACGATAATGCAAACAACATCATTCACGACCTGAACCCGGATGTGAAATATTATGCTCAACAAGACGATCCGGATGTCCTGAAGCGGAAAGTGATCCGCGGTGGCTCCTGGAAAGACATTGGGTATTATCTCCAGTGCGGTGTCCGGGATTGGGAATATCAAGACTCCACCAAATCGTACATCGGCTTCCGTTGTGTGATCACAAACTTAGGAAGAACCTTAACGGAGTAG